In Intestinibacillus sp. Marseille-P6563, a single genomic region encodes these proteins:
- a CDS encoding PD-(D/E)XK nuclease family protein gives MRIFIGRGGSGKTTAILREIAQKAEQGEGRQILLVPELFSHAYERRLAQATNNHGGRTAEVITFSRLTGRVFAEMGGLADVALTPAGRLLTLTEAARRVDAGLSTYRGLADKPELVKEMLTIIDECKTCRVRPEDTFRAAGELREEAPALAEKLSDLSQLFTAYEALCDNTLPDPRDALTRMAELLPQSTVLRGAEVYVDGFASFTPQEVAVLDALLHLGLSLTAAVTVDPKEPDLFVSADKTVRLLRRMASRVGKPADVTDFGECKLEKPHDLAVLEREGLLPTSTPTPSDGHSVRLFYASNPFEECEHAAAYIRRTVQQTGARWRDFAVISRDGDRYTAALQMAMARYDVPIFQSAKADLLTRPPLRLVTGALAVVTGGWRYEDVFGCLKTGLCNLEPDEIDRLENYVLAWRVRGASAWRTDFTGHPDGYGYQMDEAAQQELDELNALRARAAAPFAALADGLREVGLAREFLQALYDFLTAQGTPDRMADRAAGYEQAGELQLADEYRQLWEILVTAMEEMAWVCGDSPMDLERFAALFPLVLGEYDVGSIPVSLDRVTCGAIDRVCGGGRFKHVILLGVNDGLLPKAPASAGILSDNDRLALDNLGLSLSASGAERMLMEQETIYKALACPTESLLLSCHLAGADGKEMRPSYLLGAFRLKLPGLPVETGAGAADADRLCADRPAVELACAALSEGARTSAQQAALDYFAEDERVHRAKNARISRGPVADRKTVEGLYGKIPGLTASRVDLFYSCRFAFFMRHGLRAKPRRRAAFAAPETGTFIHYVLENTLADLDKTPDGARGADADTVRRTMKKWVQTYVETYLGSLDKQTARFRYLFRRLVKMMGGILENVLDEMRNSDFSPIDYELKFGFDGDLPPVRCAEGEDAVYLSGTADRVDGYVRGGRLYVRVMDYKSGYKSFSLSDVWNGLNLQLIIYLFAIEREGLERYRHKLAADLDGIEAAGVLYIPARDEVMDLDADEPDEDKLRALKDKALRRSGLVSDDLTLLEAMEHGLADESRFLPVKLKVAKPTKKNPDPAPTLSATSAVADLARFGRLARFAQGKLIEMGRELKAGSIDAAPCRHGQALQCDWCEFRAACRFDETLGDRVRALAHLKDSEFWEKLEEGGEDHAEVDG, from the coding sequence ATGCGCATTTTCATCGGGCGCGGCGGGAGCGGCAAAACCACCGCCATCCTGCGCGAAATCGCGCAAAAAGCCGAACAAGGCGAAGGTCGGCAGATCTTGCTTGTCCCGGAACTGTTTTCCCACGCCTACGAGCGGCGGCTGGCACAGGCAACCAATAACCACGGCGGCCGCACGGCCGAGGTTATCACCTTTTCCCGCCTGACCGGGCGGGTATTTGCCGAGATGGGGGGCCTAGCCGATGTGGCCCTCACCCCGGCCGGCCGGCTGCTGACCCTGACCGAAGCCGCCCGCCGGGTGGACGCCGGCCTGTCCACCTATCGCGGTCTGGCTGACAAACCCGAATTGGTCAAAGAGATGCTCACCATCATCGACGAGTGCAAGACCTGCCGCGTGCGGCCCGAGGACACCTTCCGCGCCGCGGGCGAGCTGCGCGAGGAAGCCCCCGCGCTCGCCGAAAAGTTAAGCGACCTGTCCCAGCTATTTACGGCCTATGAAGCGCTGTGCGACAATACCCTGCCCGACCCGCGCGACGCGCTCACCCGCATGGCAGAACTGCTGCCCCAAAGCACCGTTCTGCGCGGCGCCGAGGTCTATGTGGACGGTTTCGCGTCCTTTACCCCCCAGGAAGTCGCGGTGCTCGACGCCCTGCTGCATCTGGGCCTGTCGCTGACCGCGGCGGTCACCGTCGACCCAAAGGAGCCCGACCTGTTTGTATCCGCCGATAAGACCGTGCGCCTGCTGCGGCGCATGGCGTCCCGTGTCGGCAAACCGGCGGATGTGACCGATTTTGGCGAATGCAAGCTCGAAAAACCGCACGATTTGGCGGTTTTGGAGCGCGAAGGCCTGCTGCCGACCTCGACGCCTACCCCTTCGGACGGGCACAGCGTCCGCCTGTTTTATGCGTCCAACCCCTTCGAGGAGTGCGAACACGCGGCGGCTTACATCCGTCGCACCGTCCAGCAGACCGGGGCGCGCTGGCGCGACTTTGCCGTTATTTCCCGGGACGGGGACCGCTACACCGCGGCCCTGCAAATGGCCATGGCGCGATATGATGTGCCCATCTTCCAGAGCGCCAAGGCCGACCTGCTCACCCGCCCACCGCTGCGGCTGGTGACCGGCGCACTCGCGGTCGTGACCGGTGGCTGGCGGTATGAGGATGTGTTCGGGTGTCTGAAAACCGGGCTGTGCAATCTGGAGCCAGATGAGATCGACCGGCTGGAAAACTACGTGCTCGCCTGGCGGGTGCGCGGCGCGTCGGCCTGGCGCACCGACTTCACCGGTCACCCGGACGGCTACGGCTACCAGATGGACGAAGCGGCCCAGCAGGAGTTGGACGAACTCAACGCGCTGCGTGCACGTGCGGCAGCACCCTTTGCCGCGCTGGCCGACGGCCTGCGGGAAGTCGGACTGGCGCGCGAATTTTTGCAGGCGCTCTATGATTTTCTGACCGCTCAGGGCACGCCTGACCGCATGGCCGACCGCGCAGCCGGGTATGAGCAGGCGGGCGAACTGCAGCTGGCCGACGAATACCGCCAGCTGTGGGAAATTCTCGTCACCGCCATGGAGGAAATGGCCTGGGTGTGCGGCGATAGCCCCATGGATTTGGAGCGGTTCGCCGCCCTGTTCCCGCTGGTGCTGGGTGAGTACGACGTGGGTTCCATCCCGGTGTCGCTCGACCGCGTGACCTGCGGCGCCATCGACCGCGTATGCGGCGGGGGACGGTTCAAGCACGTGATTTTGCTCGGTGTCAACGACGGCTTGCTGCCCAAGGCGCCCGCGAGCGCGGGCATTTTGAGCGACAACGACCGCTTAGCGCTCGATAATCTGGGCCTGAGCCTGTCGGCGTCGGGCGCTGAGCGCATGCTCATGGAGCAGGAGACCATCTACAAAGCCCTGGCCTGCCCGACCGAAAGCCTGCTGCTGTCCTGCCATCTGGCCGGGGCGGACGGCAAGGAGATGCGACCGTCCTATCTGCTGGGGGCGTTTCGGTTAAAACTGCCCGGCCTGCCGGTGGAGACCGGCGCCGGGGCAGCGGATGCCGACCGCCTGTGCGCCGACCGTCCGGCGGTCGAACTGGCCTGCGCGGCCCTGTCCGAGGGCGCACGCACCTCGGCCCAGCAGGCGGCGCTTGATTATTTTGCGGAGGATGAGCGCGTGCACCGCGCCAAAAATGCACGCATTAGCCGCGGGCCGGTGGCTGACCGCAAAACGGTCGAGGGGCTGTACGGCAAAATCCCCGGCCTGACCGCGTCGCGGGTCGATTTGTTCTATTCCTGCCGGTTCGCCTTCTTTATGCGCCACGGCCTGCGCGCCAAGCCCCGCCGCCGCGCAGCCTTCGCCGCGCCCGAAACCGGCACCTTCATCCATTATGTCCTGGAAAATACTTTGGCCGATCTGGATAAGACCCCGGACGGCGCGCGCGGCGCAGACGCCGATACCGTCCGCCGCACGATGAAGAAATGGGTGCAGACCTATGTGGAGACCTACCTCGGCAGTCTGGACAAGCAGACCGCGCGGTTCCGGTATCTGTTCCGGCGGCTGGTCAAGATGATGGGCGGCATTTTGGAAAACGTGCTGGACGAAATGCGAAACTCGGACTTTTCGCCCATTGACTATGAATTGAAATTCGGTTTTGACGGCGACCTGCCGCCCGTGCGCTGCGCGGAAGGGGAGGACGCGGTCTACCTGAGCGGCACGGCCGACCGCGTGGACGGCTATGTTAGGGGCGGACGGCTGTATGTGCGCGTGATGGACTACAAAAGCGGCTACAAGTCGTTTTCGCTCTCGGACGTCTGGAATGGCCTCAATTTGCAGCTCATCATTTATCTCTTTGCCATCGAGCGGGAGGGGCTGGAACGCTACCGCCACAAGCTGGCCGCCGACCTGGACGGCATCGAGGCCGCGGGCGTGCTGTACATCCCGGCGCGCGACGAGGTGATGGACTTGGACGCCGACGAGCCGGACGAGGACAAGCTGCGCGCCCTGAAGGACAAGGCGTTGCGCCGCAGCGGGCTGGTCAGCGACGATTTAACGCTCTTGGAAGCCATGGAGCACGGCCTTGCCGACGAGAGCCGGTTCCTGCCGGTCAAGCTCAAAGTGGCCAAGCCCACCAAAAAGAATCCCGACCCGGCGCCGACGCTGTCGGCCACGTCGGCCGTGGCCGATCTGGCCCGGTTTGGCCGTCTGGCGCGGTTTGCGCAGGGCAAGCTGATCGAGATGGGCCGCGAACTCAAGGCGGGCAGCATCGACGCCGCGCCCTGCCGCCATGGGCAGGCGCTGCAATGCGACTGGTGCGAATTCCGCGCCGCCTGCCGGTTTGACGAAACACTGGGCGACCGGGTGCGCGCGCTCGCCCATTTAAAGGACAGCGAATTTTGGGAAAAACTCGAGGAAGGAGGGGAGGACCATGCCGAAGTGGACGGATGA
- the addA gene encoding helicase-exonuclease AddAB subunit AddA: MPKWTDEQWAAIKEDRGALLVSAAAGSGKTAVLVERVLRRLTDEANPADIDRLLLVTYTSAAAAEMRGKIADAITKRLSERPDDARLRRQLLLVHRAQITTVHAFCLQLVREQFATLGLPPDFRIADEGERAEMQEECMETVLEAGYDSEDEGFLALSDLLSAGRDDKRLSQVVLEVFEKIQSHADPDAFLSEVESMFQGNSEKHRAALLDEARSAAEYGLDCLKLALGELETDGDLNAAYGPAFLADEAHARALLDALGKGWDAAVAAAQSITHDRLGAVRGYEDKAFQEYIKGLRDEWKDACARIQTSLLAVDGGAEQAHRALVAPAMGALVATVCAFGRAFADEKLRRGVADFGDLEHFAVRLLLENGQPTALARSVTAGFDEILVDEYQDTNAVQEAIFSAVSREGRNLFFVGDVKQSIYGFRLANPYIFLEKYRAWPDADGAEDGAPRKLNLTRNFRSRAAVLDATNYIFRRVMCEEVGDLAYTDREALYVGADYPNPGDSRYKTEVLLLDTADGEEDKTVLEAELVAGRIRQLLRDGLPVYDRGQDATRPVSPGDIVILLRSISRKAAIYRQALEKIGLSAETDESSGLLATSEVAAMVSFLHVIDNPRQDVELIGLLRSPLIGFTEQELAEVRLTDKKAAFFDALHLAAEAGNEKAALFLQQLDTLRRLATDLPVSSLVQRLYDQYGALGVYGALPNGKQRQRNLLAFFERARAFEENGSRGLFRFTALLRGMAERGEDWQTVRAGGSGGAVRMMSIHKSKGLEFPIVILADCAKSFNEQDLRAPVLVHPELGLGPKCRDLARGVQYPTLWRQAVAVRARREAVSEELRVLYVALTRAEEKLIITAAGARLNKDLQKWATLARMDRLPPYALSRMRSTLPWLLLPLLRHPAGDALRQMAGFDGLPDLDAPDVFDIRVVTPEALEAGRAQADADQTEEERPVVNTRLDYVHPYLQDIPAKLTATGVGQSYKAAEAAEDTPLPRPEVTLRQPRFAQEKRGLTPAERGTAHHLFMQFCDFDTCAMPGGAEQELPRLRDKHILSPEQADAVDVRRIEAFFASDLYRQAFAAARVRREFKFSVVAPAASYYPVAEDAPEETVLLQGVIDCLLETEAGFVVVDFKTDRVRAQDAADRAERYRPQLDAYGRAVQAIFGKPVTGRVLYFLTAGQAVWL; this comes from the coding sequence ATGCCGAAGTGGACGGATGAACAATGGGCGGCCATTAAAGAAGACCGCGGCGCGCTGCTGGTGTCGGCGGCGGCCGGTTCGGGCAAGACGGCGGTGCTCGTCGAGCGGGTGCTGCGCCGCTTGACCGATGAAGCAAACCCGGCTGACATCGACCGTCTGCTGCTCGTAACTTACACCAGCGCGGCAGCCGCCGAAATGCGCGGCAAGATCGCGGATGCCATTACCAAACGCCTGAGCGAGCGGCCGGACGATGCCCGGCTGCGCCGCCAGCTGCTGCTCGTCCACCGGGCGCAGATCACGACCGTCCATGCCTTCTGCTTGCAGCTGGTGCGCGAACAGTTCGCTACCCTCGGCCTGCCACCCGATTTCCGCATTGCGGACGAGGGCGAACGGGCGGAAATGCAGGAGGAGTGCATGGAAACCGTCCTCGAAGCCGGGTACGACAGCGAGGACGAGGGCTTTTTAGCCCTGAGCGACCTGCTTTCGGCCGGACGGGACGACAAGCGGCTGAGCCAGGTCGTGCTCGAGGTGTTTGAGAAAATCCAGAGCCATGCCGACCCGGACGCCTTTTTGAGCGAGGTCGAGTCCATGTTCCAGGGCAACAGCGAAAAGCACCGCGCCGCCCTGTTGGACGAAGCCCGTAGCGCGGCCGAATACGGTCTGGACTGCCTGAAGCTGGCGCTCGGCGAACTGGAAACCGACGGCGACCTGAATGCCGCCTACGGCCCGGCCTTTCTGGCCGACGAAGCCCATGCCCGTGCCTTACTGGACGCCCTGGGCAAAGGCTGGGATGCGGCGGTCGCGGCCGCGCAGTCCATCACCCACGACCGCCTGGGCGCCGTCCGCGGGTACGAGGACAAAGCCTTTCAGGAGTACATCAAGGGCCTGCGCGACGAGTGGAAGGACGCCTGCGCCCGTATTCAAACCAGCCTGCTGGCCGTGGACGGAGGGGCCGAACAGGCCCACCGGGCGTTGGTCGCGCCCGCCATGGGCGCGTTGGTCGCCACCGTGTGCGCCTTTGGACGCGCGTTCGCCGACGAAAAACTGCGGCGGGGCGTGGCCGACTTCGGGGATTTGGAGCATTTCGCCGTGCGGCTGCTGCTCGAAAACGGCCAGCCGACCGCGCTGGCGCGGTCGGTCACGGCCGGGTTTGACGAAATCCTGGTCGATGAATACCAGGACACCAACGCCGTGCAGGAAGCCATCTTCAGTGCGGTCAGCCGCGAGGGGCGCAACCTATTCTTTGTCGGCGACGTCAAGCAGAGCATTTATGGTTTCCGCCTGGCCAACCCTTATATCTTTCTGGAAAAATACCGCGCTTGGCCGGACGCGGACGGGGCAGAGGACGGCGCGCCGCGCAAGCTGAACCTGACGCGCAACTTCCGTTCGCGGGCGGCGGTGCTGGACGCGACCAATTATATCTTCCGCCGCGTCATGTGTGAGGAGGTCGGCGACCTGGCTTACACCGACCGCGAAGCCCTCTATGTCGGCGCGGACTACCCGAATCCGGGAGACAGCCGCTACAAGACCGAGGTGCTGCTGCTCGACACCGCGGACGGCGAGGAGGACAAGACCGTCCTGGAAGCCGAACTGGTCGCGGGGCGCATCCGGCAGCTGCTGCGTGATGGCTTGCCGGTCTATGACCGTGGACAGGACGCCACGCGCCCGGTGTCGCCGGGGGATATCGTGATTTTGCTGCGTTCGATCAGCCGCAAGGCGGCCATTTACCGGCAGGCACTCGAAAAAATCGGCCTCAGTGCCGAAACCGACGAGTCGAGCGGCTTGCTCGCGACCAGCGAGGTTGCGGCCATGGTGTCTTTCCTGCATGTCATCGACAACCCGCGGCAGGATGTCGAACTCATCGGCCTGCTGCGCTCGCCGCTCATCGGTTTTACCGAGCAGGAGCTGGCCGAAGTGCGGCTCACAGACAAAAAAGCCGCCTTCTTTGACGCCCTGCATCTGGCCGCCGAAGCGGGGAACGAAAAAGCTGCCCTGTTTTTGCAGCAGCTGGACACCCTGCGCCGTCTGGCGACCGATTTGCCGGTGTCATCGCTGGTGCAGCGATTGTATGACCAGTACGGTGCACTCGGCGTCTATGGTGCGCTGCCGAACGGCAAGCAGCGCCAGCGCAACCTGCTCGCCTTTTTCGAGCGGGCGCGCGCCTTTGAGGAAAACGGCAGCCGAGGTCTGTTCCGATTCACCGCCTTGCTGCGCGGCATGGCCGAGCGTGGCGAGGACTGGCAGACCGTCCGCGCGGGCGGCAGTGGCGGCGCGGTGCGCATGATGTCCATTCATAAGTCTAAGGGACTGGAATTTCCGATCGTCATCCTGGCCGACTGCGCCAAGTCGTTCAACGAGCAGGACTTGCGCGCGCCGGTTTTGGTGCATCCCGAACTGGGGCTGGGGCCCAAGTGCCGCGACCTGGCACGCGGGGTGCAGTATCCGACCCTGTGGCGGCAGGCGGTGGCCGTGCGCGCCCGGCGGGAAGCGGTCAGCGAGGAATTGCGCGTGTTATATGTTGCCCTGACCCGTGCCGAGGAAAAGCTGATTATCACCGCCGCCGGGGCGCGGCTTAACAAAGACCTGCAAAAATGGGCGACCCTGGCGCGGATGGACCGGCTGCCGCCCTATGCGCTCTCGCGCATGCGCTCCACGCTGCCGTGGCTGCTGCTGCCGCTGCTGCGCCATCCGGCTGGGGATGCGCTCCGGCAGATGGCCGGATTTGACGGCCTGCCCGACCTGGATGCACCCGATGTGTTTGACATCCGGGTGGTCACGCCCGAAGCACTCGAAGCTGGGCGGGCCCAAGCGGATGCCGACCAAACCGAAGAGGAACGGCCGGTTGTCAATACCCGGCTGGATTATGTACATCCTTATTTGCAGGACATCCCGGCCAAGCTGACCGCCACCGGGGTGGGGCAAAGCTACAAGGCCGCCGAAGCGGCCGAGGATACCCCACTGCCGCGTCCCGAGGTTACGCTGCGGCAGCCGCGCTTTGCGCAGGAGAAACGCGGCTTGACCCCGGCCGAGCGGGGCACAGCCCATCATCTGTTTATGCAGTTTTGCGATTTTGACACCTGCGCTATGCCGGGCGGAGCTGAACAAGAACTTCCCCGCCTGCGGGACAAACATATCCTGTCGCCCGAGCAGGCCGACGCCGTGGATGTGCGCCGGATTGAAGCATTCTTTGCTTCCGATCTGTACCGGCAGGCGTTCGCCGCGGCCCGGGTGCGGCGGGAGTTTAAGTTCTCGGTGGTTGCGCCCGCGGCATCCTATTATCCGGTGGCCGAGGACGCGCCAGAGGAAACCGTGTTGCTGCAAGGCGTCATCGACTGTTTGCTGGAAACCGAGGCGGGATTCGTGGTCGTAGACTTTAAAACCGACCGCGTGCGCGCGCAGGACGCCGCCGATCGCGCCGAGCGGTATCGTCCCCAGCTGGACGCCTATGGGCGTGCCGTGCAGGCGATCTTCGGTAAGCCGGTCACCGGCCGGGTATTATATTTCCTGACCGCGGGGCAAGCGGTTTGGCTTTGA